The Ramlibacter pinisoli genome segment GCTGGACGTCCGGTACCTCAGCCGCCAAACGGTCGCGCAGCAACTGGTACTTGCCCATCGGGAACCGGTGGCCCGGCGGTAGCGGGAGCACGAACTGGGTCGCGTAGTAGACCTGCATCGGGGCCATTGTCCCGGCGGTCCGGGAACCCCGACTTTAGGTGGGAGGCCCTAAATTGTTGCGGCGCAACAAAAAAGCCTTGCAATCCCCGTCCGGCCCCCTACAATTTGACCCATGCTGCACTGCAACAAAACAGGGCAGCGAAGCCAACCGACCATACCACTACGGAGAATCTCTCATGCTGACCGCTGAACAAGTCCTCGCCTCGCAAAAAGCTTCCGTCGAAACCCTCTTCGGCCTGACCACCAAGGCCTTCGAAGGCGTCGAGAAGCTGGTCGAGCTGAACCTGACGGCTTCCAAGGCCGCGCTGGTCGAGGCCGCCGGCACCACCCAGTCGATCCTGGCCGTCAAGGACGCGCAGGAACTGCTGGCCCTGCAAGCCAGCCTGTTCCAGCCCCTGGCCGAGAAGACCGCCGCCTACAGCCGTCACCTGTACGACATCGCCGCCGGCACCGGCGCCGAGTTCGGCAAGACTTTCGAAGCCCAGGCCACCGACGCCCAGAAGAAGTTCATGGCCGTGGTCGACAACGCCGCCAAGAACGCCCCCGCCGGTTCCGAGACCGCCGTGGCCGTGTTCAAGAGCGCCGTTGCAGCTGGCAACAACGCCCTGGAATCGGTGCAGAAGGCCGTCAAGCAAGCCACCGAAGTGGCCGAAGCCAACTTCAACGCTGTCGCCAACACGGCTGTCAGCGCCACCAAGACGACCGCCAAGGCCAAGCGCTGATCGACTCTTGAAACGCCGGGTCCCGCCCGCAGCTCATTGGAGCGGGAACTCCCGACGTCTCGGAGCCTCTATCCGGGACTCTCGTGATGGACGGGAGTTCTTCAGGTTGTCTCCTCGGGTCCTTTCGACACCTTCACGGTTCAGGGATCCTTCAACCCCGGTCGCAAGGCCGGGGTTTTTTTCTGGCCGGTCCGAAAGCGCAGCGGCGCCCCGCTGCCGGGACAGGCCGGACCGGCCAGGTCACTTCGTCTTCGCGGCCATTGCCGCCTTGAGCTGGGGCAGCAATCGCAGCATCGCGGTCCTTCCGGCATCGATCGCCCGGCGCCGCGACGCGAAATCAGCCCCGCTCATGCTCGCGAGGGGTGGACGCACGACCACGTCGGCCTCCTGTAGTTCCCAGCGGTTGATGCTCTTGCCCATGATCGCGAAGGTCTGCATCAGCATCTGCAGGGGATCGGCCGAGGGATTGCCCTCGGTCGCGGCCGAGATGTCGATGGCCAGCACGACGTCGGCGCCCATGCGGCGCGCATACCGCACCGGCACCGGCGCGACCAGGCCCCCATCGACATATTCGGCGCCGTTGATCCGCACGGGCAGGAACACCGCCGGCACGGCACTGGAGGCGCGCACCGCCGTCCCCGTGTCCCCCCGCTGGAACAGCACGCCTTCGCCGGTGTCGAGCCGCGTCGAGACCACGCCCACCGGCATCGCCATCTGCTCGAGCAACCGGTTGCCGACCTGCGCGTTCACATAGCGCGCCAAGGCTTCGCCCTTGAGCACGCCGCGGTTGAACAGGGGCAACGTCCAGTCGGTGAAGGCTGCCTCGTCCATCCCCTCGGCCACCTGCTGCAGCTGAGCACCGGTTCGCCCGGAGGCGTACAGCACGGCCACCAGGCTGCCTGCTGAGGTGCCCACGACCAGGTCCGGGCGCAAGCCTGCCTCTTCCAGCACCTGGATGACGCCAACGTGGGCAAAGCCGCGGGCCGCGCCACCCCCGAGCGCCAAGCCCAGCCGCGGCGGCACGGGGACGCTCACTGCCGGTGGCGCGACAGGAATCGGGACGGGGACGACCGGCCGCTCCGGCGTGGCGCACGCGGCGAGCAGCAGGCAGGCCAGCAGGCAGCCGGACCGCCAGCTGTCGATTTTTGTATTAAGAATGATTCGCGTTTGAGATACCATCCGGCCACCGATTCGCACTTCTTCCGACCCCCTACTCCACGATCCCATGAAAAACCAGCACTTCGCCACGGCCGTCGCCCTCGCGGCCGGCCTCGTCGCCACTGCCTTGCCGGCCGCCGCGCAAGAGCAGGTCCTCAACCTGTACTCGGCCCGCCACTACTCGACCGACGAGGCCCTGTACGCCGACTTCACGAAGGCCACCGGGATCAAGATCAACCGTGTCGATGCCGACGACGCCGGCATTCTGGCTCGGCTGAAAGCCGAGGGCGCCGCCTCTCCGGCCGACGTGATTCTGCTGGTCGACGCCGCGCGCCTCTACAAGGGCGAGGCGGAGGGCCTGTTCAAGCCGGTCAAGTCCAAGGTGCTGGAGGACGCCATCCCGGCCCAGTACCGCGGCACCGCCACCGCCGAAGGCACGCCGTGGTTCGGCTTCTCCACCCGCGCGCGCGTCATCGTCTACGACAAGATCAAGGTCAAGCGCGAGGACGTCGACACCTACGAGGA includes the following:
- a CDS encoding phasin family protein, whose protein sequence is MLTAEQVLASQKASVETLFGLTTKAFEGVEKLVELNLTASKAALVEAAGTTQSILAVKDAQELLALQASLFQPLAEKTAAYSRHLYDIAAGTGAEFGKTFEAQATDAQKKFMAVVDNAAKNAPAGSETAVAVFKSAVAAGNNALESVQKAVKQATEVAEANFNAVANTAVSATKTTAKAKR
- a CDS encoding patatin-like phospholipase family protein, producing the protein MVSQTRIILNTKIDSWRSGCLLACLLLAACATPERPVVPVPIPVAPPAVSVPVPPRLGLALGGGAARGFAHVGVIQVLEEAGLRPDLVVGTSAGSLVAVLYASGRTGAQLQQVAEGMDEAAFTDWTLPLFNRGVLKGEALARYVNAQVGNRLLEQMAMPVGVVSTRLDTGEGVLFQRGDTGTAVRASSAVPAVFLPVRINGAEYVDGGLVAPVPVRYARRMGADVVLAIDISAATEGNPSADPLQMLMQTFAIMGKSINRWELQEADVVVRPPLASMSGADFASRRRAIDAGRTAMLRLLPQLKAAMAAKTK